Proteins encoded within one genomic window of Gemmatimonadota bacterium:
- a CDS encoding 2-isopropylmalate synthase, with translation QETGIPIEACTFIGSSPIRQYAEDWTLDRMLRATEEAVSFAVAEELPVMYVTEDTTRARPEALKRLYTAAIECGARRLCLADTVGHATPQGVRQLVRFIREEVVRPTGEDVKLDWHGHRDRGLALANTLAAVEAGVDRVHATGLGIGERVGNTEMDILLVNLKLLGLHDADLSRLPEYCASVSRATGVPIPPSYPVMGADAFRTGTGVHAAAIIKARAKGDDWLADRVYSGVPAGYFGRRQRIEVSHVSGMSNVKYWLAEHGYDSNDDGLAQQLFELAKRADRVLSDDELHACCRQRGAAPRAATA, from the coding sequence GTCAGGAGACGGGCATCCCCATCGAGGCCTGCACCTTCATCGGCTCCTCTCCCATCCGCCAGTACGCCGAGGACTGGACGCTGGACCGGATGCTGCGCGCCACGGAGGAGGCCGTGAGCTTTGCCGTGGCTGAGGAGCTGCCGGTCATGTACGTGACGGAGGACACCACGCGGGCGCGGCCCGAAGCGCTGAAGCGGCTGTACACGGCCGCGATCGAGTGCGGCGCCCGCCGTCTCTGTCTGGCCGACACCGTGGGCCACGCCACGCCGCAGGGCGTGCGGCAGCTCGTGCGCTTCATCCGCGAGGAGGTGGTCCGCCCCACGGGCGAGGACGTGAAGCTGGACTGGCACGGCCACCGTGACCGCGGGCTGGCGCTGGCCAACACGCTGGCGGCCGTCGAGGCCGGAGTCGACCGGGTGCACGCCACCGGGCTGGGCATTGGCGAGCGCGTGGGCAACACGGAGATGGACATCCTGCTGGTGAATCTCAAGCTGCTGGGGCTGCACGACGCCGACCTGTCGCGGCTGCCCGAGTACTGCGCGAGCGTGTCCCGCGCGACCGGGGTCCCCATCCCGCCCAGCTATCCGGTGATGGGCGCGGACGCGTTCCGCACGGGCACCGGCGTGCACGCGGCGGCGATCATCAAGGCGCGCGCGAAGGGCGACGACTGGCTGGCGGACCGCGTGTATTCCGGCGTGCCGGCCGGCTACTTCGGCCGGCGCCAGCGTATCGAAGTGAGCCACGTGAGCGGGATGTCCAATGTGAAGTACTGGCTGGCGGAGCACGGCTACGACTCGAACGACGACGGGCTGGCGCAGCAGCTCTTCGAGCTGGCCAAGCGCGCGGACCGGGTGCTGTCCGATGACGAGCTGCACGCCTGCTGCCGGCAGCGCGGCGCGGCGCCGCGTGCGGCGACCGCCTGA